The DNA segment CTTTCATACATTTTCTGCATGATCATTTCTACAGGTCCCTGCTGCAGAGACAGTGGAGAAGGGTGGAATCAGTAACCAGACAGAAGCTGTCTTGGTTCAAGCCCTTGTCACCCTGCTTCTGAAGGTCAGAATGTGCCATTTGTTAATCACAAATATAAGCTCTTCTAACATACCTAATAGCTGTAATAGAATCAGGAAATTCTTAATGTAATGTATaaggacatttacaaaaatgtaggaAATGTAATCTTGTTTTGTATTGATGATGTAGGCTGGATGCAGGGCAGCTGACATTGGGGTCATTGCACCGTACCGGCAGCAGCTGAAATCCATCTCCAGTCTGCTGCAGGGACCTGCCTTTAAAGCTCTGGAAGTCAATACTGTGGACAAGTACCAGGGCCGTGACAAAAGCGTCATCATTGTGTCTTTTGTTAGGAGCAACACTGAGGGCAACGTAGGTCTTATAAAACGCTCCTGGATTTTGGTCTGCAGTGATTATTGTTGGACTGTTATGTGCTTGAtcattttgtctttgtctttatTCAGTTGGGAGAATTGCTGCAAGACTGGCGCAGGTTGAACGTAGCCATCACTAGAGCCAAACACAAGCTCCTCATGCTAGGCTCCGCCCCCTCCCTTCGCCGTTATGCACCGCTGGAGAAACTCCTCGGTCATCTTCAGCAGCAAGATATGATATCCTTTACAATACAGCTTGCACTAATCTGTGGAAGACATGCTTTACAAttgcatgtatatttatacaaagTGTAATCCAGTATCTCTTCACAGGTTTATTTGTGCTATCAATTAAAGGGGTAGTTTAATTCACTCATTTAAGATTAGGGTTGGGTATCATTTGAATTTTAGCGATTCCAATTCCGCTTATTGATTTCGATTCTCATCGAAACTtacccagtttcgattccatagttgaagtaaaacatttagatatcaacgcgtatggtcatttagcctgcttattgactaattttcaaaaatatatatacatttatgagCACCATTTTGTGTGCAACCATGTTTTATAACAATTTGTATTCCCATATGTTTAACTACATCATTGTTTAACTGTAgttactataatgaaactatggtaaatttgtggttcctTTGCTTTACAGCAAATACTAGTTAAACTATGCTTATACTACAGTAAAAattggttaattttcataagggtgtttattgagatatcagcagatcagaAAATATGCACATAGGAACTGATAAGAGGaattgaaattttatttttaagtatctTGATTTCTATTCTTTTCGATTCCAATCCAATTCCTAACCTTTCGATTCCGAATTGGAATttattttcgattcccaaccctatccAAGAAGTAGGTGACGTTTATTTAGCAGCACAGTAAAGAGGATTTTTAACTAAAACCCATGGTTCTTTTGTGATTCATAAATAACAAGTCTGTGGATACCACCACTATGAAAGTCAAAAAGGTAAATACCGGCAACAGAAAATTTGACTTATTTACCCTTTTCTTTAGAATAATGTAATGTTATTTCTTGTTTAGCctacaaaatataataattgaAATAAACTTGATTGAAAGGTAAAACCTGATTTAGTAAAAGGGTAAACACAGACTGTATTTGATTTCTCCTTAACTGAAGGAACATCTTCCAGCTGCCTCCTGCTGCCCATGAGGCACTACCCAGCATCCACATGTGAGCTCAAGGAAAAACGTTCTCTTCTGATCCACAGCATACCTCACAAAGACTCGTACTGTAAAACTTgagtaaaataatatacataagttttagatattttcaaagttaagtttattttgttttaataaaatcaagATTGATAATAAATCAGTTCTTAAAAGCTATTATGGCCGTCTCTAGTCCACAATGGACCTGAGAGCTCTTCCTCAATGCAGGATTTAGCCATTAACTATTTACTGTAACTACAGATTAAGTTATGTTTTCTTTAGCCATTCATTTCCTACCTCATGTCACTGTTTTTTTAAAGCCCTGGTGCTTTTTTATCAGTGTAGTGTCATGATTGTTTTTGTATGTGCATTTTATAAATAAgggtatgtttttatttgtattcttttgtaatgttatttctcatgttgttaaataaaaaaattgttattaaatggcatttgattaatttaaaaagaaatgctGTTGATTTCTGTCAATTCTAGCTAGATTGTGGAAGTTTGTTTAGATTTTAAGAGTTCCCTGAAGAATGATCTGTGCATGACCACTAATGTCCAGTCGGCCCATATCTCTtatctccagtttcagctctcCCCCTCGACTGGAACATTGGTAAGctgcaacataaaaaaaaacagattactACCTTATTCTGAATAATAGCCATTTTAATTGTGcaactataaaataaatactatatttatatgtactaGTGTCAGTATTAATTTTCTTAAAGTGAAATTGGATGTCTTTGTGTGTATTGATAAAATTATGCAGTGAATGAAAAATAGGCCTTTAcccaacattttctttttcccAAGCTTCTCAGACCAGTAACCAGCAAGAACTGTATGAGCAGACCCTTTTAGACATAAAGTGAATAGCTTTCAAACACAACCATATTCATACAATGCATTAtgatattctttttttaagtcATTGAACATTATACACATTTACCACATGtactttatattataaaacTGCAAACTAACCAGTGACTGGATCTTCAGGGACCCCAACCCAAGGGGCAAAGACACGGGAGTAGAAGTCATGTCCAGTCTGTGCACCTTTCAGTGTAATGATGAGACTTTTGATTCTCCCAGTGGTCTCATGTCTCAGCAGCGCTTCTGCTTCTGGCTTCAAAGACACCAGTTTACCCCTGCCAACAACTAAAATTAATGTTCAGGATCATGAAACATTGAAGCAACGTGTTCTTTCACTGCATTATTGAAGTTATTAGCTTCTGAATTTCCAGCAGTACCTGTCACATGTGTCGGCTAGACGAACCATCAGTTTCTTTGTGGTTTCAGAATAGCACACATCCTGAATTGGTAAATCTCCTACAGCAGCCtgcaaaagtaattaaaaactGTTTTCTACTAAAACCACTGTTGTATTGGAAAACCAAAATTATGAGACATAAATGATAACTGTCAAACTTGCCCTCAAAAGATCTATGACTTCATGTTGGTCCTGCAAATCAGGAAAGAATCGTCAACTTAGTTTGCATTAAATTTAATTAACCATGAGACAGTATTGGATACTTTTTTCTCATACTTGAGGTTTTGGTTTGTTTAAGGGGAAGTCCATGATAAGTGATTCCCCATGTTGACGCACATACAGCTCCCCACTCATTGTCTCAAACACCACAACAGGGTTGACATTGTCTGTGATTATATTGTGGTTTTATGATAGATTCGTTCAATTACATATTGTAATTCAGATGAACAAGAGAGAGTAAACAATGTGTTTCTTACTTTTAATGTGAAATAGCACTGCTGCTGAGGCTAATGTTGCATGTCCACAGAGTGGAACCTCGGTTTGGGGGGAAAACCAGCGTAATCCAAACCTTGCACCTTTCAAAGTATACAAAGGACAGATTTATGCGTGTAACGTTTACAGTCGTTTGACTTTCCACCAAGTGGCACTGTTGTAGACACCAACAACAATAACACAAACAGGCTAGACATGTTAATCTGGGTTGTTTATGTCTGCAGATTACACAACATAACACAATACCTGAGGAAAAATCCATAGAATTCCGTCTTGTGATAAAAGCAGTCTCtgataaattcatttcagcAGCAATGCTCTGATAAAGTTCATCTTGAAGTTCCTAAATTTATTGCAAAGACACGTTTCATAATATTCAGAAGTTTagactttattataaaaatcaTCAATGAATAACTGATGTCTGCCCTATAAAGATGAACATACATGACTGTGTCTTGTGTAATACTTACATTCTCTATGAGACATACTGCGGCAGGGTTACCTTTGAAAGGTACACTGGTAAAAGCATCCACAGTAAATATTGGAATCTCCATAAATTAAAACGTGAGGTTTAGCAATTTAGCAGTAAGGTTTTGTCTCTCTTATGTGTTTATAGAGCAGTAATTAAAAGCATTTGACTTTGACCCCCAATGTGTACTACGTCATCTTAAAGGTACAGACACTGAGACGTcatgcccattcaaacagaGGGGGCACGTGCCGCCTCAGATTTTTGAACAGTCAGTTTTGCATGCAACATCCAAATGACGAGTTAGGCATCTATTAATCAGTTGCGCGATTCTATTGAAAGAAACTGTATCAGTTATGTGCTGCACCCACATCATCTTTTGGACATTTTCGCCGTTTTGATCACGTACAGGAGCTTAACATTTATCAATCCGACTACAGAAGCAACAGCGCTGGCTAATGATGCTAATCAGCGTCTGCGCTCGATCAGGAGCTCGGCTCACGGAAACACCCGCATTCCCGAAACCATAATAAGATTTTCAGACTCGTTCTACGCTAGTATGCGCCGTCGTTTAGGCAAAGCATTTGTCACCCACTTTCATTTAGACCCCGCGACCAAACGCTGGTGCAAGATCTGGACCCATGAAATGGGGTTTTGACTTAAAGCGGCGCTGCCCAAACCGATCCGTGTATGTCAGAAACTACTGTGTGAGAACATGCTGCCTCGTATGCTTTTAAATGGCTCGTTGGTTTAGTCTGCACAGTCAAACCTCTTGGCAGTTGGCATGCAGGTAGCATCGTTTAAAGTGAATAACGTTTATGTTACAGTATCAACACTTCAATTTCATGGTGCAAAGACTGACAATACtcttaaagaaaatgtattttcttctAAATTAACTATCAATAATTTATAAAATCAATACATAGAGTGGTAtattagttaaaataatatattaataatacatatagAGTTGACACTTTTcattatgtaatatattgcattatatatttttgtttcataatagAAGGAATTTTATAACAGACAATAGATTTGTATTAAAGGCAGTTTAACAAAGGGTAACTAattgcttcattttttttttgcttttacttttgtgCTCCATGTTCATTTGTATGCAAACAATAACTCTTTTACTACTAGCACAAAATTGCATACAAGATATTtgttctcaaaatacaccagactttaccttaaaatgtacataatttttttacaatCAGATGGTTTGTGCGATGTTTTGAATACGCTTAAGAGATGTTCTCAATAacattgctttaaatgtatgtatttgtacgTACAGGACGTTTCTGTGTGTTGTACACACTGTGCCCCCTTAAAAAAATAGATGCATGACGCCCCTGACTGAGACCCTTTAGTGCCGTAGTTTCAGTAACactttactgttttatttgttaacaattatttatggcattagctaacaatgaacattacttctaaagcatttattcatcttagttcatttctttactaatacattttttaaatcaaatgttgtaatgaaaaaacataacatcagttaatgcaccatgaactaatatgaataattgtatttccattaactaacattaacagggATTAatatgctgaaaaactatatttctTTTCAGTGAGACAAACAGacatattattttcattaaatctaTTCTAATATTTATTGAGTTAATTGTGGAAGTTTGTTTAGATTTTAAGAGTTCCTTGAAGAATAATCTGTGCCCGACCACTAATGTCCAGTCGACCATCATCTCTTATTTCCAACTCCAGCTCCCCCCCACGACTGGAACACTGGTAAGCTGCTCCAGgacaacaaacacagaagagaatTGTTTTAAACTGATTAATGTGTATGGACATATTCATTTCTGGTGGACAgtattatattttgtatatgcGCTGTGTATAATCGCACAGTAAAAGAAAAGGGTGTCCTAcccaacattttctttttcccGAGTTTCTCAGACCAGTAACCAGCAAGCACTGTATGAGCAGACCCTTTTAAAAGTAAGATAtagactttaaaaaatgttacagtGACTACATTGATTTCTGTTACTTTTTGTCTTTTCATGGTTTGTAACAGCATTGCTTTTACATtctgaaaatgtaaaacatccAAATGTACTTTTTCTCTCACTGATTTTCAGCTGTGTTACCATTGAGTCTTACCAGTGACTGGATCTTCAGGAATACCAAACCAAGGGGCAAAGTAACGAGAGTAGAAGTCATATCCAGGATGTGCGGTTGGTGCTCCTTTAATTGTAACAATGACACCTTTAATCTTACCAGTGGACTCATTCCTCAACAGGGCATCTGGTTCTGGCTTCAAAGACGTAAGTTTGGACCTGCCAACAACTAATAGTCAACAAAATGGCAAAGTGTTCTTGGTAAAGAATTGTTTTCTGAACACAATCAACAACATATTCTCagttctctcacacacaagtTATAGTTGGCTAAAACAATAGCTTCTGATTAGAATGACACTTTTTGTTTCAGTGAGGGTTTCCTCTGTTCAACTACTACTTATTGCCCTCAATGCCGTAATCCATGTCTTTTTAGAATTGCTTCTGAATGTCCTGCAGTACCTGTCACATGTGTCAGCTAGACGGACCATTAGTTTCTTTGTGGTTTCTGAATAGCAGACATCCTGAATAGTTAGGTCTCCTACAACagcctgcaaaaaaaaaaaagatttacacaGCTAATAGACCGCTGTTATATTAGAAAGCCCAAATTATGATACAAATTTATGATACAAAAAATGGATGACTTGCTTTCAAAAGTTCTTTGACTTCATGTTGGTCCTGcaaatcagaaaaaaaacaattgtcaACTAAGATCAAAACCACTATTTGATTAACTGTGACACTGTGCTGTATCctgtgcactcttaaaaataaaggtgctttaagaTGCCATACAAGTacatttttgtctaaatggttccaaaagtttctttgtggtgaaaacaggtccttcagattataaaaaggtgaGAGAGATCTCTGTGGAACCAGAAATGGTTCTTATATGGCAttactgtgaagaaccttttaagcacctttaggTAGGTTAGTTTTCTTTTCTCATACCTGAGGTTTTGGTTTGTTTAAGGGGAAGTCCATAATTAGTGATTCTCCATGTTGATGCACATTCAGCTCCCCACTCAGAGTCTCAAACACCACAACAGGGTTGACATTGTCTGTGTGATAACAACATTGCATAAATGAAGAGGTTTTATAaaagtattacatttattcttgACAAATCAAATCATATAATGAGGGGTGTTTCTTACTTTTAATGTAAAACAACACTGCTGCTGAGGCTAGTGTTGCATGTCCACAGAGTGGAACCTCACTTTTGGGAGTAAACCAGCGCAGTCCAAACCTTGCACCTTTTTCGAAACACATCAAACACTGCTTTTATTGCAAACACGTCACACTCAGGCTATCCACactaatgtgtttttctctttcGTCCACACTTAAGGGCtcggcatagtccaggcgaattgcgctttcgttctgcgtttgggggtaaaacgaagctcgaaaacgttgagagacggtatagtgttttcgaacaatccaacacccctttgtttctggaggcggggtttacatgacgtatccaaatagcctctgcgcacgtggccacacaaacaacacacccacctattacgtaatggccatggaccaatggtggctcgagggtgtttacaggccaacacgaactttcccggagagttctgtttgttttgctgtggcgaactagtgaaacgaatcgtcgtttggaccagattttgttcgaaatcaggtcacagacggtcgttattcgatttcgaatgtagtatgctgagccctttagaCCGCGTTTTTGTCAACGAAAACGCACTCGAATCGAAAGtggatacatttgaaaacacCGTTTTCGCATTGTAGAGTGGATGAGGAAAACGGAGGGCTCTAAAACAATGACACGTTTTAGTCATTTGACGCAGTTATTTCGGCTGCTCTATGTTTGATAGCATTAATGTCAGTTCATGCatactttagattgcattttaggagacGGAATATTTAATTACTTGCAGTTATTGTTTGGCAGCGATGCATGAGTTAAGTTTCACTTTCGCGGCTTTATAGTCTTGTGTTAAAAGGTGTTGAAGGAGACTTATCTCTAAGTTATCTAATTGGCCGTctatttggaaaaaaattgCTCTACATTGCCCAACATAATGATGCAGAAATCAAATAAACGCCTAGCAGAAACATGCTGACGTGTCTTGGGTTTTACTCATGCGCAGTACATGGATGTAAGCGTTTCCAGACGTTTCAATGTGGATGGATCGTGGGCAGCGTTTGGAAAAGCTTGAAACGCTAGTGAGCGTTTTGAAAACGTTCAGTTTTGCAGTAATCTAAACCTGGATTTTcgggttcaggtgtgtttgacttgGGTGACAGGATATGTGGTCTTCAGGAGCAGCACTAAGTGACCATTTTGCCGATTCCAAAAGCAGACACGTGTTTGTGCAGagccactgagagagagagaaagtcgcgtcaactccgttgactccaatagaacagttttttcacagcaatggcgctTCATGAAGGCTCTCAATAGCTCCCGGAAGTTACGCATGgggctgcgactaaacagaccaactgaggtaaacttttaacccatttaaagacatttaatgaatgaaagaaataaagcatttaaagagaaaacataacttcctggaactatctgaaggctccatgaatcacgtgacgctccagcgttttggacttccgttggcagaactcattctctcaatggctctgtgtttgtgtagggTAGTTATACAATAGCCTACGTCTCAACACCACACAGCATAATACCTGAAGAAAAATCCATAGAATTCCGTCTTGTGATAAAAGCAGTCTCtgataaattcatttcagcAGCAATGCTCTGATAAAGTTCATCTTGAAGTTCCTAAATTTTGAAACACACATATTTCAACAAGGACAACAAACAAATCTTTGACAATAAAAGACTGTAATGTACTTACACTCTCTATAAGACAAACTGCAGCAGGGTTACCTTTGAAAGGTAAATTGGTAAAAGCATCAACAGTAAATATTGGAATCTCCATTAGGCCTATATAAATCTTGCACTCCGTAGAAGTGTCTGTGAAGTCTGGTgatttttatcttttcataGTCCAGTGGTTGTTGAGACTTTGACCTCAATGGTGT comes from the Triplophysa rosa linkage group LG9, Trosa_1v2, whole genome shotgun sequence genome and includes:
- the LOC130558817 gene encoding phenazine biosynthesis-like domain-containing protein, yielding MEIPIFTVDAFTSVPFKGNPAAVCLIENELQDELYQSIAAEMNLSETAFITRRNSMDFSSGARFGLRWFSPQTEVPLCGHATLASAAVLFHIKNNVNPVVVFETMSGELYVRQHGESLIMDFPLNKPKPQDQHEVIDLLRAAVGDLPIQDVCYSETTKKLMVRLADTCDRGKLVSLKPEAEALLRHETTGRIKSLIITLKGAQTGHDFYSRVFAPWVGVPEDPVTGSAHTVLAGYWSEKLGKKKMLAYQCSSRGGELKLEIRDMGRLDISGHAQIILQGTLKI
- the LOC130558818 gene encoding phenazine biosynthesis-like domain-containing protein encodes the protein MEIPIFTVDAFTNLPFKGNPAAVCLIESELQDELYQSIAAEMNLSETAFITRRNSMDFSSGARFGLRWFTPKSEVPLCGHATLASAAVLFYIKNNVNPVVVFETLSGELNVHQHGESLIMDFPLNKPKPQDQHEVKELLKAVVGDLTIQDVCYSETTKKLMVRLADTCDRSKLTSLKPEPDALLRNESTGKIKGVIVTIKGAPTAHPGYDFYSRYFAPWFGIPEDPVTGSAHTVLAGYWSEKLGKKKMLAYQCSSRGGELELEIRDDGRLDISGRAQIILQGTLKI